A genomic window from Peromyscus maniculatus bairdii isolate BWxNUB_F1_BW_parent chromosome 1, HU_Pman_BW_mat_3.1, whole genome shotgun sequence includes:
- the LOC102903767 gene encoding membrane-spanning 4-domains subfamily A member 12 → MTSSQTTTYPGMHVTIPNPYPPTSSMTLHPQQPLGFLNIGNRVQTGQLSFITSPGIFTTSQLGLENVPTVHPAPGITTTNTNFKDAAIALGAVHIIIGLMHIGFGAILGLMSTYVSWTFSSTAFVGGYPFWGGVSFTVSGSLSISAFKKFSPCLVKSTLVMNIISAICAFVGVVLFLWDLNINGYNNQNYVMVLSGKGITGVLAMFSFLEFSIASAMAYFVNQAMLHGNRSVLAVPTVCAANPLMQESFPDPPSYDSICS, encoded by the exons ATGACGTCTTCCCAGACAACTACCTACCCTGGAATGCATGTCACCATTCCCAATCCTTACCCACCAACAAGTTCCATGACTCTTCATCCTCAACAACCTCTGGGGTTTTTAAATATAGGAAACCGAGTACAGACTGGGCAACTTTCCTTCATTACATCTCCAGGAATCTTCACTACCAGTCAGCTGGGTCTAGAAAATGTGCCAACAGTACATCCAGCTCCAGGAATAACAACAACCAACACCAACTTTAAAGATGCAGCAATAGCTCTTGGG gcAGTCCATATCATAATTGGATTGATGCACATTGGCTTTGGAGCTATTCTTGGGTTGATGAGCACCTATGTGTCTTGGACATTTTCCTCTACTGCTTTTGTTGGTGGATATCCATTCTGGGGTGGAGTCTCT TTCACTGTGTCTGGCTCACTCTCCATATCAGCATTCAAGAAATTCTCTCCCTGTctg GTGAAAAGCACCCTGGTAATGAACATCATTAGCGCTATCTGTGCCTTTGTTGGAGTGGTTCTGTTCCTGTGGGATCTGAACATCAATGGCTACAATAATCAAAACTATGTGATGGTG CTTTCTGGGAaaggaattacaggtgtgctggcaatgttttcctttttggagTTCAGCATAGCAAGTGCCATGGCCTACTTTGTTAACCAAGCCATGCTCCATGGCAACAGG TCTGTCCTGGCTGTTCCAACTGTGTGTGCGGCCAACCCCTTGATGCAAGAGTCTTTCCCAGATCCTCCAAGCTATGACAGCATATGCTCCTAG